Proteins found in one Megalobrama amblycephala isolate DHTTF-2021 linkage group LG5, ASM1881202v1, whole genome shotgun sequence genomic segment:
- the ccdc28a gene encoding coiled-coil domain-containing protein 28A isoform X3, whose product MEEKSKKRKSPKPSSNQPAPPITARKTTSSSRFGVGGMVTHSSQRTKYRRGVRDKPRPQSQSGKSNQSGHIQHSFLTDVSDVQEMEKGLLSLLNDFHSGKLQAFGNECSIDQMEHVREMQETLARLHFDLYGEVDELPEDQRKSAYDTNMDKLLLNLEELSSSMYPFMVSPIMLKTFNVVIL is encoded by the exons ATGGAGGAAAAGAGTAAGAAACGTAAAAGCCCAAAACCGTCTTCCAATCAGCCTGCTCCCCCAATCACTGCACGAAAAACGACATCCAGCAGCAGATTCGGTGTTGGCGGTATGGTCACGCACTCCAGTCAGAGGACAAAGTATCGCAG GGGGGTGAGAGACAAACCAAGGCCTCAGAGTCAGTCGGGTAAGAGTAACCAGTCGGGGCACATCCAACACTCGTTTCTCACAGATGTGTCTGATGTTCAAGAGATGGAGAAAGGTCTGCTCAGCCTTCTCAATGACTTCCACTCTGGAAAATTACAAGCCTTTG GCAACGAGTGCTCAATCGATCAGATGGAGCATGTGCGAGAAATGCAGGAAACACTGGCTCGCCTGCATTTTGACCTTTATGGAGAAGTGGATGAGCTGCCAGAAGACCAGAGGAAGTCTGCTTATGACACTAACATGGATAAATTGTTATTAAAT CTGGAAGAGTTGAGCTCCTCAATGTATCCTTTCATGGTTTCACCAATTATGTTGAAGACTTTCAACGTAGTTATATTGTAG
- the ccdc28a gene encoding coiled-coil domain-containing protein 28A isoform X1, with translation MFNAADSKIHILHPTPEGQSTVSADNLDDTMEEKSKKRKSPKPSSNQPAPPITARKTTSSSRFGVGGMVTHSSQRTKYRRGVRDKPRPQSQSGKSNQSGHIQHSFLTDVSDVQEMEKGLLSLLNDFHSGKLQAFGNECSIDQMEHVREMQETLARLHFDLYGEVDELPEDQRKSAYDTNMDKLLLNLEELSSSMYPFMVSPIMLKTFNVVIL, from the exons ATGTTTAATGCTGCTGATTCCAAGATTCACATTTTACACCCAACTCCAGAAGGACAGAGCACAGTTTCGGCAG ATAATTTGGATGACACAATGGAGGAAAAGAGTAAGAAACGTAAAAGCCCAAAACCGTCTTCCAATCAGCCTGCTCCCCCAATCACTGCACGAAAAACGACATCCAGCAGCAGATTCGGTGTTGGCGGTATGGTCACGCACTCCAGTCAGAGGACAAAGTATCGCAG GGGGGTGAGAGACAAACCAAGGCCTCAGAGTCAGTCGGGTAAGAGTAACCAGTCGGGGCACATCCAACACTCGTTTCTCACAGATGTGTCTGATGTTCAAGAGATGGAGAAAGGTCTGCTCAGCCTTCTCAATGACTTCCACTCTGGAAAATTACAAGCCTTTG GCAACGAGTGCTCAATCGATCAGATGGAGCATGTGCGAGAAATGCAGGAAACACTGGCTCGCCTGCATTTTGACCTTTATGGAGAAGTGGATGAGCTGCCAGAAGACCAGAGGAAGTCTGCTTATGACACTAACATGGATAAATTGTTATTAAAT CTGGAAGAGTTGAGCTCCTCAATGTATCCTTTCATGGTTTCACCAATTATGTTGAAGACTTTCAACGTAGTTATATTGTAG
- the ccdc28a gene encoding coiled-coil domain-containing protein 28A isoform X2 yields the protein MFNAADSKIHILHPTPEGQSTVSADNLDDTMEEKSKKRKSPKPSSNQPAPPITARKTTSSSRFGVGGMVTHSSQRTKYRRGVRDKPRPQSQSGKSNQSGHIQHSFLTDVSDVQEMEKGLLSLLNDFHSGKLQAFGNECSIDQMEHVREMQETLARLHFDLYGEVDELPEDQRKSAYDTNMDKLLLNLEELSSSIQKLNLADTQDVPRTSSI from the exons ATGTTTAATGCTGCTGATTCCAAGATTCACATTTTACACCCAACTCCAGAAGGACAGAGCACAGTTTCGGCAG ATAATTTGGATGACACAATGGAGGAAAAGAGTAAGAAACGTAAAAGCCCAAAACCGTCTTCCAATCAGCCTGCTCCCCCAATCACTGCACGAAAAACGACATCCAGCAGCAGATTCGGTGTTGGCGGTATGGTCACGCACTCCAGTCAGAGGACAAAGTATCGCAG GGGGGTGAGAGACAAACCAAGGCCTCAGAGTCAGTCGGGTAAGAGTAACCAGTCGGGGCACATCCAACACTCGTTTCTCACAGATGTGTCTGATGTTCAAGAGATGGAGAAAGGTCTGCTCAGCCTTCTCAATGACTTCCACTCTGGAAAATTACAAGCCTTTG GCAACGAGTGCTCAATCGATCAGATGGAGCATGTGCGAGAAATGCAGGAAACACTGGCTCGCCTGCATTTTGACCTTTATGGAGAAGTGGATGAGCTGCCAGAAGACCAGAGGAAGTCTGCTTATGACACTAACATGGATAAATTGTTATTAAAT CTGGAAGAGTTGAGCTCCTCAAT ACAAAAGCTCAACCTTGCTGACACTCAAGATGTCCCCAGAACCTCCAGCATATGA
- the LOC125269093 gene encoding LOW QUALITY PROTEIN: epithelial cell-transforming sequence 2 oncogene-like (The sequence of the model RefSeq protein was modified relative to this genomic sequence to represent the inferred CDS: inserted 1 base in 1 codon; deleted 1 base in 1 codon; substituted 1 base at 1 genomic stop codon), which produces MTSVESRTYYKSKKHGNPDFINYWQMNGSDYRQSLSDGPSSDGIETRFSAWTPVTNKACNQQLFQERTTLILHWFDLWTDRQRKEFICRLLRRCSKTQLKFTSDCLAESVPITRMDFTAVLPRFLSLYIMSFLSPRDSCSAAQVCWHWRFLAEQDCLWSPKCIRLGWFLPYSPSDHEYGAWKRHYVACTASLDILTAREAADVYGTLNESLTAPEEQEDRWREHKIRQTIREKIAEHKKAALKTRRAWLNTSKLGTSSIHKPLSLTAALVQLGEKCRLTNSLSSVEIREPQLDLKMNNTLESTCATSVMTTMSSLFCKPVKSSYCPLPHFLLVSSRVPGYELILAAVQVSVVVLPYDSQGMTLEALLSLAERAIQGRMVQSLGILVAGSTDELTLTDGLSITEKTVLTPCVREFWEKLCGWVVPASDGGSLNIFAPLAASVSGTDLMRKLSVLTGLNVRTPTGICTGSYQHILSEWSGSGEFPPLVYLHETLLLSWCRQAEWIEEACKELRKQLGPQLHFMCQEIRGRILGLFLWDHIKMPVISLKSEVMQCLVHGLVALMNETPDDPXDFLGHFLLRSSVNGGLKNNNPLFLTESASFNGPNPESPKGLLSDADRRSAVCKELLNSEKTYVRHLQAVATVYYTPLRAALDSNRAIISSVNLITLFCPLLDILEANKXNTVHAVSTYFNVSICVTLSFSALHTWSCSVFLKELTERWEEWGPMQCVGDVCVKFCTKLRAYTNFFNNYPTILRTLDKCREMLPVFRNFLKRHDRTLATRMLSLQELFRTPSARVEEYVTLLQALTLHTPPEHPDYTPLSSALNSLMTYRGFIHKLKKSLDRDLRIMEAQSTIQSCPNLLEGNRYLITTQDVALLSCLNGDIASSLRIYEHVSDLGLFLFNDALVLTEKSVSNVPFCLAVNTTHTFLASVALHCLNLTEMTDTKYVQNAFQLESPKRQWICATDREEDKIRLLSALRSAINAAITRN; this is translated from the exons ATGACGTCTGTGGAGTCCAGAACCTATTACAAGTCAAAAAAACATGGGAATCCggattttattaattattggCAGATGAATGGAAGTGACTACAGACAGTCGCTGTCGGATGGGCCGAGCTCCGACGGCATTGAAACCAGATTCAGTGCATGGACGCCTGTAACAAATAAAGCATGTAACCAACAG CTTTTTCAGGAAAGAACAACTCTCATCCTCCATTGGTTTGACCTGTGGACAGACCGACAAAGAAAAGAATTTATTTGTCGACTTCTGAGAAGATGCTCCAAAACTCAGCTCAA GTTCACCAGTGATTGTTTGGCAGAATCAGTCCCTATCACTCGAATGGACTTCACGGCTGTGCTGCCTCGCTTTCTGTCTCTCTACATCATGTCCTTCCTCAGTCCTCGAGACAGCTGCTCTGCAGCACAGGTGTGCTGGCACTGGAGATTCCTGGCAGAGCAG GACTGTCTGTGGTCTCCAAAGTGCATCCGTCTGGGCTGGTTTCTTCCCTACAGCCCATCAGATCATGAGTACGGGGCGTGGAAAAGACATTATGTGGCCTGCACTGCCAGTTTAGATATTCTGACTGCACGGGAAGCAGCAGATGTCTATGGCACCTTGAATGAGAGTTTGACGGCACCAGAGGAGCAGGAGGATAGATGGAGAGAGCACAAGATAAGACAAACTATCAGAGAGAAGATAGCAGAGCATAAAA AGGCTGCACTGAAGACCAGGAGAGCATGGTTAAACACCAGTAAATTGGGCACATCATCTATTCATAAGCCACTGAGTCTTACTGCTGCTCTTGTTCAGCTCGGG GAAAAGTGTAGATTGACAAATTCACTCTCCAGTGTGGAAATAAGAGAACCACAGCTTGATTTGAAGATGAATAATACTCTTGAGAGCACATGTGCCACAAGTGTAATGACAACTATGAG TTCACTGTTCTGCAAACCAGTCAAGTCATCCTACTGTCCTCTTCCTCATTTCCTGCTTGTGTCATCCAGAGTTCCTGGATATGAA CTGATTCTGGCCGCAGTGCAAGTGTCTGTGGTGGTTTTGCCGTATGACTCACAAGGAATGACCTTGGAGGCTTTGCTCTCCCTGGCGGAAAGGGCGATCCAAGGCAGGATGGTGCAAAGTCTTGGCATTCTGGTGGCAGGAAGCACAGATGAGCTGACACTCACAGATG GACTGAGCATTACTGAGAAGACAGTGCTGACGCCGTGTGTGAGGGAATTCTGGGAGAAGTTGTGTGGATGGGTGGTTCCTGCTTCAGATGGAGGGAGTCTGAACATCTTTGCTCCCCTGGCAGCTTCTG TTTCAGGAACGGATCTGATGAGGAAGTTGTCCGTTTTGACTGGTCTGAATGTCAGAACTCCCACAGGAATCTGTACTGGCTCCTACCAGCACA TTCTCAGTGAGTGGTCCGGGTCTGGTGAGTTTCCTCCACTGGTGTATCTGCATGAGACCCTCCTTCTGAGCTGGTGCAGACAGGCTGAATGGATTGAAGAAGCCTGTAAGGAACTGCGGAAACAGCTGGGGCCACAGCTGCACTTTATGTGTCAAGAGATCAGAGGCCGCATCCTGG GTCTATTCCTCTGGGATCACATAAAGATGCCAGTCATTTCCCTTAAATCAGAGGTCATGCAGTGTTTGGTTCATGGGCTCGTGGCACTGATGAATGAGACTCCA GACGATC TAGACTTCTTGGGACACTTTCTCCTAAGGTCATCGGTCAACGGTGGTTTGAAGAACAACAATCCACTCTTTCTAACAGAAAGTGCTTCCTTTAATGGCCCCAATCCAGAATCTCCAAAG GGTTTGTTAAGTGATGCAGATAGACGCAGTGCTGTGTGCAAAGAGCTTTTGAATAGTGAGAAAACATATGTGAGGCACCTTCAAGCAGTGGCCACAGTGTACTACACACCTCTCCGAGCGGCACTGGACTCCAACCGAGCCATCATCAGCTCAGTCAATCTCATCACCCTCTTCTGCCCTCTGCTGGACATTTTGGAGGCTAACAAGTAAAATACTGTCCATGCTGTTTCCACATACTTTAATGTTTCTATTTGTGTTACTCTCTCATTCTCTGCCCTTCACACATGGTCTTGCAGTGTATTTCTGAAGGAGCTTACTGAGAGGTGGGAGGAGTGGGGTCCGATGCAGTGTGTGGGGGATGTTTGTGTCAAGTTTTGCACCAAGTTAAGAGCCTACACTAACTTTTTCAACAACTATCCGACCATTCTGAGAACTTTGGACAAG tgTCGTGAGATGCTTCCTGTATTCCGCAactttctgaagagacacgaccGGACT CTTGCTACCAGAATGCTGAG TCTCCAGGAGCTGTTTCGCACACCATCTGCACGGGTGGAGGAGTATGTGACTTTGCTTCAGGCTTTAACGCTACACACACCGCCTGAGCACCCAGACTACACACCGCTATCATCTGCCCTCAACTCACTGATGACTTACAGAGGCTTCATCCACAAG TTGAAAAAGAGTCTGGATCGAGACTTGAGAATCATGGAGGCACAGAGCACAATTCAAAGCTGCCCA AATTTGTTGGAGGGGAACAGATACTTGATCACCACACAGGATGTGGCATTACTGAGCTGCCTTAATGGAGACATTGCTTCCTCTCTCAG GATATATGAGCATGTGAGTGACCTGGGATTGTTTCTGTTCAATGATGCCCTCGTGCTCACAGAGAAGAGTGTGTCAAACGTGCCATTCTGTCTGGCAGTGAACACGACTCACACCTTTCTGGCCTCTGTGGCTCTGCACTGTCTAAATCTCACGGAAATGACAGATACAAAGT ATGTCCAAAATGCTTTTCAACTGGAGAGCCCAAAGCGCCAGTGGATCTGTGCTACAGATAGAGAAGAGGACAAGATCAGGCTACTGTCTGCTTTACGCAGTGCTATAAATGCTGCTATAACACGTAACTAA